The Pan paniscus chromosome 21, NHGRI_mPanPan1-v2.0_pri, whole genome shotgun sequence region GAAGTGGTAACTCCAAAGTTGGCTTCTCCTCGGGGTGGTCGGCTTTTCTGCCCAGGAGGCTGggtagtggaatttctgggttctTCTGTAGAATAGAGACCCGCCCTTGGGCCCTCAAACTCAACACTGGGCGAAGTGCAGCGTGTTGCTTGTGTGTAGCATGGCCACTGCACCCACCGTCCCCTTCACCCTGTTTCCCTGTGAGACGGGTGTGGCAGAGCCTGCATCCCTCCTCCAGCTGGGGAGGCAGAAGCGCAGAAGCTTCGGGTGACCTCCTGAGGGGTGTCTGCCTAGCCAGGGACGTCTCCATTCCCCACGGGCAGGGCCGCTGTCTGCCTTGCAGCCCATGGGGCTCTGCTGGCGTGAACGCGGCCTTgcagggtggcagagggagagcGAGCAGCGGGGGCAGGGGAGGAGCACAGGGTATGCAGTTCGGTCATAAACTCACTGCTTAGATGGAGTTACTAAGGAGTTAGAAAGCAATGCTTACTGCTGTATCATATTTGAGTGATTTTTTCTGGTTCTTCTAAAACCTAAACATGGGGTAAAAATGACTTACCTTCACGTTAGTCATGAGATCTTATGCTGTGATtatgtctcttttttattttaactgtagCATCGGTGTGTggctatttttaaagacaaacagAACAAGCCTACTGGTTTTGCCCTGGGAAGTATCGAGGGGAGAGTTGCTATTCACTATATCAACCCCCCGAACCCGTAAGTGTGACTCTGTCAGCTTGCAGATTTCACTggacttttttttaacaaaggaaGACTTACATGAACCTTTGTCTTTCAGCGCCAAAGATAACTTCACCTTTAAATGTCATCGATCTAATGGAACCAACACTTCAGCTCCTCAGGACATTTATGCGGTACGTTTTTAGACACTTTAACTGTGGTAATACATCTGGAAACCAGACTTGGAGGTGGCTGAGGAATTGTGGGATCAGAAAAGACTCATCATTGAAGAGCTTGTGTGTTCATGTCCGGAGATAAGTGGCTTATGCTGTAGGCTTCAGGTTTCtgtggatttttgttgttgtttttgagacggagtcgctctgtcgcccaggttggagtgcagtggcgtgatatcacctcactgcaacctccgcctcctgggttcaagcgattctcctgcctcagcctcccaagtagctgggaccacaggcgcccagctaatttttgtatttttagtagagacggcgtttcaccatattggccaggctggtctcgaactcctcaccttgtgatttgcccgcctcggcctcccaaagtgctgggattacaggcgtgagccaccgcacttggccttgTTTTCTGTGTTAACGTGCCGCCTGACTAGCAGTGTTGTGTATTTGTTTCTGAACATAAGCTTAGGATGTTTTGCCGAGAGTCTTCTCCCTCCCTCAGGGGCGCTGGTAGACAGTTCACACCCACAGCTCAGACTGAGAAATCTGTTTGCTCAAAAGAAACGTTTTCCTGAGGTCTGCTCCTTGGTTCTTGCTGTCTACATGCTCACTTTCTCTGGTGTGCAGGCCTCACAGGAGGCAAGATTGGATTCTGGGCTGGCATTTGATGGAGGAAGCCTGGATAGTTTCTCTTGCTATCAGCGGGCAGCAGCTGGAAGGAAATGTACCTGTGCGCTTTGTTTCCTAACTCAAGCAGAAAGTGTGCGTGGGTGGAACCTTCTCTGCGTCCCTCTGCCTGGCTTCTCATTGTGCATGTCAATCCTTGCAGGTAAATGGAATCGCGTTCCATCCTGTTCATGGCACCCTTGCAACTGTGGGATCTGATGGTAGATTCAGCTTCTGGGACAAAGATGCCagaacaaaactaaaaacttcGGAACAGTTAGATCAGCCCATCTCAGCTTGCTGTTTCAATCACAATGGAAACATATTTGCGTACGCTTCCAGCTACGACTGGTCAAAGGTGAGAACTCCTGGGCCTGCTCTGGGTGCTCCAAGGCAGCAGAGCCAGGCTCTGGGTTCAGAAGGCCTAGGCCTGAGTTGTGACTCTTCTCAGGACTCACATGTGTCCTTGGGCAGGTCACTGTCCCCTCCCTGTAAGGGGAAATTGCAGGACTTCCTCAAATGGTTGTGGGGATTCAGTACAGCCTTTGGCCAGAACCCAGCACACAGGAAGTGCTCGGCCAGCGTGAGCCATTACAGGCTGCTCTGTTCCTGGGCACAGAAGCACAGGCAAGCCGGGGGCTGCACTTTATGAAGGGGTTGGCAGGGCGGGTCATGGAGCTTTCGCCTGGGTGCTGTTGGTTGCTTGGTTGGCTGGTGGTTTGGGCATGGGGAGTTAGGAGCTGGCAGGAGTGGGGCTGCATTTTTGAGGCCTTTGGGCATGATGGTGAAATGTGTAGACTCGGGTACTCTGCCCAACCCCATGGGAAGTGTGTTGGCTTTCAACCAGCCTGCGTGTTTCTCCACTGCTCAGCTCTTCTGGAGAGGTTGTCATCATTGTATTTGTGGTTTTCATCATTCTTCTCCCACCCCACTCTGCCCTTTGCCCACAACAGCCTTCTAGACTTTTCCCTACCCTGCCCTGGCTTCCGATGGGGAGGTCGCCTGCTTCACATAGGAGGGGCTTCCAGTGGCCTGCACTGTCTTTCCCGCTCACCTCATGTCTGCCTGCGCTGACCCCGCCTCCTTCCACCCTCATGGCTCTTTTCTGGGCCTTCTCCCACTGTCTTCTGTCCCCGTCCACCAGCTCCTCCCCTCTGTCTAAGCATGGAAGGCTCGAGGAACCATTTCCGTGTATATTAAGGCTATCGAGAGAGTGGTGTCGGCACCTACCCTCTTGGTTCTCTGTGCTCTGGCCCCTCCTCAGTCCACTGCCAGGTACTTTCTGGCCTCTTGCAGCTGTACTCAGAGTCCCTGTGGCCACGTTCTCCTCATCCAGTCCAGAAGCTTCCTTTCTGTCTGTGCCGGTCACTCACCCGTCCCTTCCTGTTCCATACAGCTCTCCTCCCTGCTTCTTGGCCATGTCCTGGTTTATTCTGCTTTGGGCTGTGGTTCCCGTCCTCCTGCCAGCTCCTGTCTCTTGCCCCTCTTGCCTTGCTGGCCTCCCCCTATCTCAGCCTGGGGGGCCACCACAGGGCTCTAACCAGTGCTTTGCATTCCCAAGACACCTGCTGCCACACAAGCCAGTGACTGGAGACATCCCTTGGTTCGGGCCCTGCCCGCTCCACCTTTAGTATTTCCCAGTCTCAGTAGCGTGGCTGCACCTGAGTCTCCCTGAGGCCCCGAACTTAGACACAGAAGTCCAGCTGATTGCCTTCCATCCCTCTGACCCTCCAggcctgctgctgcttctgtgtTTCCCTGTTTGAGGGTTTGCTGTGTGAGCCATGAAGCTGcgttctttttttaaagcaactttattgaggtacaatTGAAATACAGTCAttgtttaaagtatacaatttgatcAGTTTCAACATCTGTAAATACCCATGAAACTATGACCATAGTCATCTCCCCGAAAGGTTTTTGTGTATATTACTGTAATCTTCCCTTACGCACACACAAAACCATGGATCTGTTTTCTGGCATTATGGACTAGTctgaattttctagaattttatgtaaGTGGAGCCCTACGCTACATTTTCCCCTCGCCCTGGCTGCTTTCCCTCAGCATAAGGATTTTGAAATTCACCCATGCTGTTGAGTGAATCACTTGTCTGTTACTTTTCAGTGCTGCTTAGTATTCCCGGGTGGGGTGtgccatttgtttatccattcacctgtgtAAGCCATGCACTCAGTTTTGTGACAAGAGTGTACTTTTTTGGTTCTGCCTGGCTGAGGGTGGACAGGCTGTGGCATGTGTGGAGCCCGAGGCCTCAGCTCCCACCTCGGGCTCTTCATTGAATCTCCTCTTTGCATACTCATCCCAGCAGCTacatcaaaattctgcatttTAACTTAAATGACACGCGGGACTCTATACATTATACGCATTAAAAAATGTAGTAAATTGAAAGCAGTGAGAAAGGTAATTGCTTTGAGTGCTGtttaaaaattgaagtaaaaTCTCATTCATTTAAACAGTTAATGTCAGCTTATTGTGGGGGTTACATAAATTAGCATCTTTTTAGTTTAAAAGAGAAATTTGCTTCAGGGGTTTTTCATTGTTCTTTGTTCAAGGACAGTTATCTCCAGTGCAAAGTCATGATCACGTATGATTGATGTTATGAGCTTGCTGCTTGAGTTACTGTTCAGAAAAACTACACTTTGTGTATTATGAGAATTAGTGGTCACTGTTGAGCAAAACTTCTAGAGCTTTCTTGGCATGCCTGTtgggaagagaataaaaatgtgtCATCAGAGTACAGGTGACAGAGTGCACCCAGCGCCATGCCCCACCTCCCTCTTCCAGGTCTTTGGCCCACCTGCGGCTCCTGCCTGCTGTCTTTCTTCCGGATCATCTGCCTGGCCCACCCCACTCACCTCTCTTCTTAAAACTTaaatgtgatcacatcactgACCTGCCTACAGCCTCCTTTTCCCTGGGGAATAACGTTCAAAGGCCTCCCTCTGCCATTCAC contains the following coding sequences:
- the RAE1 gene encoding mRNA export factor RAE1 isoform X1; this translates as MSLFGTTSGFGTSGTSMFGSATTDNHNPMKDIEVTSSPDDSIGCLSFSPPTLPGNFLIAGSWANDVRCWEVQDSGQTIPKAQQMHTGPVLDVCWSDDGSKVFTASCDKTAKMWDLSSNQAIQIAQHDAPVKTIHWIKAPNYSCVMTGSWDKTLKFWDTRSSNPMMVLQLPERCYCADVIYPMAVVATAERGLIVYQLENQPSEFRRIESPLKHQHRCVAIFKDKQNKPTGFALGSIEGRVAIHYINPPNPAKDNFTFKCHRSNGTNTSAPQDIYAVNGIAFHPVHGTLATVGSDGRFSFWDKDARTKLKTSEQLDQPISACCFNHNGNIFAYASSYDWSKVRTPGPALGAPRQQSQALGSEGLGLSCDSSQDSHVSLGRSLSPPCKGKLQDFLKWLWGFSTAFGQNPAHRKCSASVSHYRLLCSWAQKHRQAGGCTL